One Panicum virgatum strain AP13 chromosome 9K, P.virgatum_v5, whole genome shotgun sequence genomic region harbors:
- the LOC120650488 gene encoding probable membrane metalloprotease ARASP2, chloroplastic, whose translation MIPTHLHPSPTPKPRCPPPLHSYSHHHLAVHLPLPLPLPLPRRHRHLARPAAAAPDLLASVESVASAASVLAAIVLVHESGHFLAAASRGIHVSQFSIGFGPALARFRLGPVEYALRAIPLGGYVGFPDDDPESGFAPDDPDLLRNRPVPDRLLVVSAGVAANLAFAFLIVYAQALTVGVPVQAQLPGVLVPEVLPGSAAARAGLLPGDIILAVPGAAPDPSVPVLVDLIKASPSKKVPITVSRTAPGAADRQSVELTVVPDTSADGTGRIGVQLSPNFLVTRVRPQNLADATVLAVREFTLLTGTVFDGLRQTLLNFSQSAEKVSGPVAIIAVGAEVARSSADGLFQFAAVINLNLAAINLLPLPALDGGTLALILLEAARGGRKIPREVEQGIMSSGILVVLMIGIFLIVRDTLNLDFIKEIL comes from the coding sequence ATGATTCCCACCCATCTCCATCCCTCCCCAACCCCCAAGCCCCGCTGCCCGCCCCCCCTCCACTCCTACTcccaccaccacctcgccgtgcacctcccgctcccgctcccgctccccctcccccgacgccaccgccacctcgccaGGCCCGCTGCGGCCGCGCCGGACCTCCTCGCCAGCGTCGAGTCCGTGGCGTCCGCGGCCTCCGTCCTCGCCGCCATCGTGCTGGTCCACGAGTCGGGCCACTTCCTCGCCGCGGCGTCGCGCGGCATCCACGTCTCCCAGTTCTCCATCGGCTTCGGCCCGGCGCTCGCCCGCTTCCGCCTCGGCCCCGTCGAGTACGCGCTCCGCGCCATCCCGCTCGGCGGCTACGTCGGCTTCCCCGACGACGACCCGGAGTCCGGCTTCGCGCCCGACGACCCCGACCTCCTCCGCAATCGCCCCGTCCCCGACCGCCTCCTCGTCGTctccgccggcgtcgccgccaACCTCGCCTTCGCCTTCCTCATCGTCTACGCGCAGGCGCTCACCGTCGGCGTCCCCGTCCAGGCGCAGCTCCCCGGGGTTCTCGTGCCCGAGGTCCTCccgggctccgccgccgcccgcgcgggcCTCCTCCCCGGGGACATCATCCTCGCCgtccccggcgccgcgccggacCCGTCCGTGCCCGTCCTCGTCGACCTCATCAAGGCCAGCCCCAGCAAGAAGGTGCCCATCACCGTCTCAAGAACCGCGCCCGGGGCGGCCGACAGGCAGTCCGTCGAGCTCACCGTCGTGCCGGACACAAGCGCCGATGGCACGGGGCGCATCGGCGTGCAGCTCTCGCCCAACTTCCTGGTCACGCGCGTGCGGCCCCAGAACCTGGCCGACGCTACCGTCCTCGCCGTGCGCGAGTTCACGCTCCTGACGGGGACGGTGTTCGACGGGCTCAGGCAGACATTGCTCAACTTCTCGCAGTCGGCGGAGAAGGTGTCCGGCCCTGTGGCCATCATCGCAGTTGGGGCAGAGGTGGCCAGGTCAAGCGCCGACGGCCTTTTTCAGTTTGCAGCAGTGATTAATCTCAACCTTGCGGCAATAAACTTGTTGCCGTTGCCAGCATTGGACGGTGGGACCTTGGCGTTGATCCTTCTTGAGGCGGCCCGCGGTGGTCGCAAGATTCCCCGTGAAGTTGAGCAGGGGATCATGTCTTCAGGAATATTGGTGGTGCTGATGATTGGCATCTTCCTCATTGTGCGTGACACTCTCAATcttgacttcatcaaggagatTTTGTGA